One genomic window of bacterium includes the following:
- a CDS encoding nucleotidyltransferase domain-containing protein produces the protein MVERKAALRQGGAGGSLQTLLGSRTRAALLTVFCTHPAEQFYSRKLARDTGFALASVQLELARMEHLGLLTTERRGKVKLYRVNEQHPFFPELKRLVYKSTALGDTLREAMAGVGGVEAAFIYGSVVKGGERPTSDIDLFVLGKPDQARLAVALREAEGNLGREINLMIMGLDEWRRRREARESFIEELLRTDKIFLVGDEQSLHRT, from the coding sequence GTGGTGGAGCGGAAGGCTGCACTACGGCAGGGAGGGGCGGGAGGATCGCTGCAGACGCTGCTCGGCTCCAGGACGCGCGCAGCGCTGCTCACGGTGTTCTGCACTCATCCGGCTGAGCAGTTCTACAGCCGGAAGCTCGCGCGAGACACAGGTTTCGCGCTGGCCTCCGTGCAGCTAGAACTAGCGCGTATGGAACACCTGGGCCTGCTGACAACCGAGCGGCGCGGGAAGGTGAAACTCTACCGCGTCAACGAGCAGCATCCGTTCTTCCCCGAGCTGAAGCGCCTAGTGTACAAGAGCACGGCGCTGGGTGACACACTTCGGGAAGCGATGGCCGGAGTGGGAGGGGTGGAGGCGGCATTCATCTACGGATCAGTGGTCAAAGGCGGCGAGCGGCCGACGTCCGACATCGACCTCTTCGTGCTGGGCAAACCGGACCAGGCAAGGTTGGCCGTCGCCCTCCGCGAGGCCGAAGGGAACCTGGGGCGCGAAATCAACCTGATGATCATGGGGCTGGATGAGTGGCGGCGCCGGCGCGAGGCCCGCGAAAGCTTCATCGAAGAGCTGCTGCGGACAGACAAGATCTTCCTGGTGGGCGATGAGCAGTCCCTTCACAGAACTTGA
- a CDS encoding metallophosphoesterase family protein, which yields MRIGVVSDVHANLEALEAVLAHQDRQAPDMLLCLGDFVGYGPDPNACVERLRPLLRAAVMGNHDQAALGDSPTDHFNLFAQEAIVWTRQVLEDGPRAFLSALSQRAELAEDPTVLPGLLLVHGSLRRPLDEYITDGRIARASFLAASFAIALVGHTHHPAIFTESKRRVSAHGLLPEVPRVLPPGARYIINPGSVGQPRDGDPRAAYIILDTEGPTATLFRVPYPIEETQRKMEAVGLPVPLIERLALGR from the coding sequence ATGCGCATCGGGGTCGTATCAGATGTCCACGCGAACCTCGAGGCGCTTGAAGCGGTCCTCGCGCACCAGGACCGTCAGGCCCCTGACATGCTGCTCTGCCTGGGTGACTTCGTCGGCTACGGTCCAGATCCCAACGCGTGCGTCGAACGGCTCCGTCCGCTGCTGCGGGCAGCGGTGATGGGCAACCACGACCAGGCGGCCCTGGGAGATTCTCCAACCGATCACTTCAACCTGTTCGCCCAGGAGGCCATCGTCTGGACCCGGCAGGTGTTGGAAGACGGCCCTCGAGCCTTTCTAAGCGCGCTTTCCCAGCGCGCCGAACTCGCGGAGGACCCCACGGTGCTCCCGGGGCTGCTGTTGGTGCACGGCAGCCTGCGCCGGCCGTTGGACGAGTACATTACGGATGGCAGGATCGCCCGCGCGAGCTTCTTGGCGGCGTCGTTCGCGATAGCACTCGTGGGCCACACCCACCACCCCGCGATCTTCACGGAGTCGAAGCGACGGGTGAGCGCGCACGGTCTGCTGCCTGAGGTCCCGCGTGTCCTGCCGCCGGGCGCCCGGTACATAATCAATCCCGGCAGCGTGGGCCAGCCGCGCGACGGTGATCCACGCGCGGCCTACATTATTCTGGACACGGAGGGTCCCACAGCCACGCTGTTTCGCGTTCCCTATCCTATCGAGGAGACGCAACGCAAGATGGAAGCCGTAGGGCTCCCGGTGCCGCTGATCGAGCGGCTGGCGCTGGGGCGATAG
- a CDS encoding TatD family hydrolase, with the protein MILNLFDSHLHLDDGAFDPDREAVLDRARAAGVGGFVTIGTSLASSRRAVTLAEQHKDVFASVAIHPHDAGDATPEAMRELAALAHHPRVVAVGETGLDYFRRFAPREAQASAFHAHLGLARELNLPVIIHSRDAHQDVLRILDEGAPSGVVMHCFSGSLEIARSCLDRDYYLGLGGPLTYRNARRTQEVVRFVPPDRLLLETDAPYLPPEPHRGRRNEPAHLPLVAWAAAHARGVSAGTVAEITTSNARAVFNLARFVALS; encoded by the coding sequence GTGATCCTCAACCTCTTCGACTCGCACCTTCACCTCGACGACGGGGCATTCGACCCCGACCGGGAGGCCGTGCTGGACCGTGCCCGGGCGGCGGGCGTGGGCGGGTTCGTCACCATCGGCACCTCGCTGGCTTCCAGCCGCCGCGCCGTGACCCTCGCAGAACAGCACAAGGACGTGTTCGCATCCGTGGCGATTCACCCCCACGACGCAGGCGATGCCACGCCCGAGGCGATGCGCGAACTGGCGGCACTGGCCCACCATCCCAGGGTCGTGGCCGTCGGCGAGACCGGGCTGGACTACTTCCGGCGCTTCGCGCCGCGGGAGGCCCAGGCGAGCGCGTTCCACGCACACCTAGGCCTGGCTCGTGAGCTGAACCTCCCGGTGATCATTCACAGCCGTGACGCCCATCAGGACGTGCTGCGCATCCTGGACGAAGGCGCGCCCTCGGGCGTTGTCATGCACTGCTTCTCCGGATCGCTTGAGATCGCCCGGTCCTGCTTGGACCGAGACTACTACCTGGGGCTGGGCGGTCCGCTGACCTACCGCAACGCGCGCCGGACCCAGGAGGTGGTGCGCTTCGTGCCCCCGGATCGCCTCCTCCTCGAGACCGATGCCCCGTACCTTCCGCCCGAGCCGCACCGCGGCCGGCGCAACGAGCCGGCCCATCTGCCTCTGGTGGCCTGGGCGGCCGCACACGCCCGCGGCGTATCCGCCGGCACGGTTGCCGAGATCACGACGTCCAACGCCAGGGCGGTCTTCAACCTCGCCCGGTTCGTGGCGCTCTCGTGA
- a CDS encoding YbaK/EbsC family protein, with the protein MRGRERLETYLREHGVRYELTPHPEAYTAQEVAAAEHVPGRQFAKVVIADVDGRQVMLILPAAARVDLVKLKNALGAKAARLAREEEFASLFPDCETGAMPPFGHLYDVPVYLDQSLSTQPRIVFNACSHRETIALTVQDYLRLVTPTVAEFATPHR; encoded by the coding sequence ATGCGAGGGCGAGAGCGACTCGAGACCTACCTCCGCGAGCACGGTGTCCGGTACGAGCTGACACCTCACCCCGAAGCGTACACCGCACAAGAAGTCGCCGCCGCAGAGCACGTTCCCGGACGCCAGTTCGCGAAGGTTGTCATCGCCGACGTGGACGGCAGGCAGGTGATGCTGATCCTGCCGGCCGCGGCCCGAGTGGATCTGGTCAAGCTGAAGAACGCGCTGGGGGCCAAGGCGGCCCGCCTGGCCCGCGAGGAGGAGTTCGCGTCGCTGTTCCCGGACTGCGAGACGGGCGCGATGCCGCCGTTCGGCCATCTCTACGACGTCCCGGTCTACTTGGACCAGAGTCTCAGCACGCAGCCCCGGATCGTCTTCAACGCCTGCTCGCACCGTGAGACGATAGCGCTGACCGTCCAGGACTACCTGCGGCTGGTCACCCCTACGGTTGCCGAGTTTGCCACGCCGCATCGCTAG
- a CDS encoding efflux RND transporter permease subunit: MSLSGIAVRRPVFVLMIISALMVLGLVSYTRLPVELTPDIQFPFVTVTVVYPGAGPEEVELLVAKPLEDQLSSLPNVREVRSMAGEGIAFVTVQFELGTSVDAATADVRQRVDIARARFPRDAEQPVVQKLDIAGEPVLNIGLSGARSPRELRRIADDVVKPRIERVPGVAAVSVTGGRVREIRVEVDQERLRAFGLAISQIEDTLRAENLNVPGGKVAEGSREFLVRLTGQFTGLEEIADLHVLRRDGTTVRLGDVAAVRDVEKDATQHTRLNGRDSVGVTVQKQAGGNTVKVADGVRKAVAELRRALPADVTFSIAQDQSVFIRSSVADVQSNLLLGAILVAIVVFLFLHNVRSTLIIALAMPTAIIATYLPMFFAGFTINMMSLLGLAVSVGVLVDNAIVVTENINRHLDLDPTPQDAAREGSREIELAVMASSLTNVAVFVPIAFTSGIVGQFFRQFGLTVVFANLISVFIAFTLTPMLSGRWLRRKNNGGTRQGRFFARWDAAYDALVRRYQGWLAWCLRHRAVTLGLATLAFAASMALVASPLIGKEFFPTSDTGEFRVQIEMPQGSSLALADAAARKAEAILRQTPEVKTVFTLVGATSLGLGFTTPGSQKADISVSLVDRAERRRSVEQIMAALRREMGNIPAADVKISSASMTGGGQTPVQIEISGSDQRRLADLAARVEEIVRTTPGVVNVDNSLAAGKSEIQITLDRARASRLGLNAAIVGTALRSAIEGNAVTRYRVGGDEFDITVRSRIEDRNAVERIGEINVGTAPDGAAIRLRDVASLHEARGAASVQRKNRARLAVVSADLKGRPLGAVIADIEKQTGALALPPGYDIFFGGEAQIQAESFRDLLTSLALAIVFVYMVMAAQFESLLHPLTVMFTLPLAAVGVFPLLLATRINVSIMSLLGIIMLTGIVVNNAIVFVDYVNQLRIRGRSRWDALIEGGGVRMRPILMTSLTTILGTLPVALGLGTSGAEWRRPLGMAVLGGMLTATFLTLLVIPVVYSLLDDLVAKLFPRAAAAVPSGEPAVGPAPLSGGGDGEQ, encoded by the coding sequence GTGTCGCTCTCAGGGATTGCCGTCCGCCGTCCGGTCTTCGTGCTCATGATCATCAGCGCGCTCATGGTGCTGGGTCTGGTCTCCTACACGCGCCTGCCCGTCGAGTTGACCCCCGACATTCAGTTCCCGTTCGTGACCGTGACCGTGGTCTATCCGGGCGCCGGCCCGGAAGAGGTGGAACTCCTCGTCGCCAAGCCGCTGGAAGATCAGCTTTCCAGCCTGCCCAACGTGCGCGAGGTCCGCAGCATGGCGGGCGAAGGCATCGCGTTCGTTACGGTGCAGTTCGAGCTGGGCACGAGCGTGGATGCCGCGACCGCCGACGTGCGGCAGCGCGTGGACATCGCCCGTGCGCGCTTCCCCAGGGACGCCGAACAGCCCGTGGTGCAGAAGCTCGACATCGCCGGCGAGCCGGTGCTCAACATAGGGCTGAGCGGCGCCCGGTCCCCGCGCGAGTTGCGCCGGATCGCCGACGACGTGGTCAAACCGCGAATCGAGCGGGTTCCCGGCGTGGCCGCCGTTAGCGTCACCGGTGGCCGTGTACGCGAGATCCGTGTCGAGGTAGACCAGGAGCGGCTTCGGGCGTTCGGGCTGGCCATTTCGCAGATCGAGGATACCCTGCGCGCCGAGAACCTAAACGTGCCCGGCGGCAAGGTGGCCGAGGGATCCAGGGAGTTCCTGGTTCGGCTCACAGGGCAGTTCACCGGCCTCGAGGAAATCGCCGACCTGCACGTGCTCCGCCGCGACGGCACCACGGTGCGTCTGGGGGATGTGGCCGCGGTCCGCGACGTTGAGAAGGATGCCACCCAGCACACACGCCTGAACGGCCGCGACAGCGTTGGGGTCACCGTCCAGAAGCAGGCCGGCGGGAACACCGTCAAGGTCGCCGACGGCGTGCGCAAGGCAGTCGCGGAGCTGCGCCGCGCGCTGCCCGCCGACGTGACCTTCAGCATCGCCCAGGACCAGTCGGTCTTCATCCGTTCCTCGGTCGCCGACGTGCAGAGCAACCTGCTGCTCGGTGCGATCCTGGTCGCCATCGTGGTCTTCCTGTTCCTGCACAACGTGCGCAGCACGCTGATCATCGCGCTGGCGATGCCGACCGCGATCATCGCCACCTACCTACCAATGTTCTTCGCGGGATTCACGATCAACATGATGTCGCTGCTCGGCCTCGCTGTATCGGTGGGCGTGCTGGTGGACAACGCTATCGTGGTCACCGAGAACATAAACCGGCACCTGGACCTCGACCCGACGCCCCAGGACGCCGCGCGGGAAGGCTCGCGCGAGATCGAGCTGGCGGTGATGGCCAGCTCGTTGACCAACGTCGCGGTGTTCGTGCCGATTGCCTTCACGAGCGGCATTGTCGGGCAGTTCTTCCGGCAGTTCGGCCTCACGGTCGTCTTTGCCAACCTGATCTCGGTCTTCATCGCGTTCACGCTGACGCCTATGCTGTCCGGGCGCTGGCTGAGGCGAAAGAACAACGGCGGCACCCGGCAGGGGCGCTTCTTCGCTCGATGGGATGCCGCCTATGACGCGTTGGTGCGGCGCTACCAGGGATGGCTGGCGTGGTGCCTGCGGCACCGTGCCGTCACGCTGGGACTGGCGACCCTGGCCTTCGCGGCGAGCATGGCGCTGGTAGCTTCACCGCTCATCGGCAAGGAGTTCTTCCCGACCTCTGATACCGGAGAGTTTCGCGTCCAGATTGAGATGCCCCAGGGCAGCTCGTTGGCGCTGGCGGACGCCGCCGCCCGGAAGGCCGAGGCGATCCTGCGGCAGACGCCTGAGGTGAAGACCGTCTTCACCTTGGTGGGCGCCACCTCGCTGGGTCTTGGGTTTACCACGCCGGGTTCGCAGAAGGCAGACATCTCTGTGAGCTTGGTTGATCGGGCCGAGCGCCGGCGGTCGGTCGAGCAGATTATGGCCGCGCTGCGCCGGGAGATGGGCAACATCCCGGCGGCGGACGTGAAGATCTCCTCCGCCAGCATGACCGGCGGTGGCCAGACGCCGGTACAGATCGAGATCTCGGGGTCCGATCAACGCCGGCTCGCAGATCTGGCGGCGAGGGTCGAGGAGATCGTACGCACCACCCCCGGCGTAGTGAATGTGGACAACTCCCTGGCCGCGGGCAAGTCCGAGATCCAGATCACCCTCGACCGCGCACGCGCCTCGCGGTTGGGGCTGAACGCCGCCATCGTCGGCACCGCTCTCCGCAGCGCGATCGAGGGGAACGCCGTGACGAGGTACCGCGTCGGAGGGGACGAGTTCGACATCACGGTGCGGTCCAGGATCGAGGATCGGAACGCGGTGGAACGCATCGGTGAGATCAACGTGGGGACCGCCCCGGACGGGGCCGCGATACGCCTGCGCGATGTAGCCTCGCTGCACGAGGCACGCGGAGCGGCCTCCGTGCAGAGGAAGAACCGGGCCCGGCTAGCGGTCGTATCGGCCGACCTGAAGGGACGACCACTGGGTGCGGTCATCGCCGACATCGAGAAGCAGACCGGTGCGCTGGCGCTCCCGCCCGGCTACGATATCTTCTTCGGCGGAGAGGCGCAGATACAGGCGGAATCGTTCCGTGACCTGCTCACATCGCTGGCGCTGGCGATCGTGTTCGTGTACATGGTGATGGCCGCCCAGTTCGAGTCGCTGCTGCACCCTTTGACGGTCATGTTCACCCTCCCGCTGGCGGCGGTGGGCGTCTTCCCGCTGCTGTTGGCCACGCGCATCAACGTGAGCATCATGTCGCTGCTGGGGATCATCATGCTCACGGGCATCGTGGTGAACAACGCGATCGTGTTCGTGGACTACGTCAACCAGCTCCGGATCCGCGGCCGTTCGCGATGGGATGCCCTAATCGAGGGCGGGGGGGTCCGGATGCGGCCGATCCTGATGACCTCGCTCACGACGATCCTGGGGACCCTGCCGGTGGCTCTGGGTCTGGGTACCAGCGGCGCCGAGTGGCGCCGGCCGCTGGGCATGGCTGTGCTGGGCGGAATGCTGACCGCAACGTTCCTGACGCTGCTGGTCATCCCGGTGGTCTACTCGCTGCTGGACGACTTGGTGGCAAAGCTGTTCCCGCGCGCAGCCGCGGCTGTGCCTTCTGGTGAGCCCGCAGTTGGACCCGCGCCGCTGTCCGGGGGAGGGGACGGCGAGCAGTAG
- a CDS encoding HEPN domain-containing protein, which produces MSSPFTELEPKLQRVTVSRIDIERLLEKMAHDLETAEHNREKATDWALKIAHQAILDGCIALMAAYGYRPRVNGHHYVTIRFAQLALPGHTVLFDRAEMLRRRRHEVTYGGVYVVSEEEVEGTLELARQLAPILGAAALAALGPSAPLDPGQ; this is translated from the coding sequence ATGAGCAGTCCCTTCACAGAACTTGAACCCAAGCTGCAGCGCGTAACCGTCAGCCGCATCGACATTGAGCGGCTGCTGGAGAAGATGGCGCACGATCTGGAGACGGCGGAACACAATCGCGAGAAGGCCACCGACTGGGCACTCAAGATTGCCCACCAGGCCATCCTCGACGGCTGCATAGCCTTGATGGCCGCGTATGGATACCGCCCAAGGGTGAACGGCCACCACTATGTGACAATCCGCTTTGCACAGCTCGCCCTGCCTGGGCACACGGTGCTGTTTGACCGTGCGGAGATGCTGCGCCGCCGGCGGCATGAGGTCACATACGGCGGCGTCTACGTCGTTTCCGAGGAAGAGGTGGAAGGCACATTGGAGCTGGCGCGCCAACTCGCGCCGATCCTAGGAGCGGCGGCGCTAGCCGCGCTGGGCCCTTCGGCACCGTTGGATCCGGGCCAGTAG
- a CDS encoding M48 family metalloprotease, with amino-acid sequence MTRPTCAASVLRLTAGILAVLLLAAVASPALAAPAEDREIRIGRQAATEIEARFKVVKDAAVIARVNHIGAAVSALSDRPRLPYSFKVVEFDQVNAVALPGGFIYVTTGLLKFVRSDHELAAVIAHEVAHAALAHGMEMMRRANQAAFVTLLVAIFARDANLAQGAQIFSTGLLAGYARDLERDADLASIAYLSKTHYSPVAVLTVLERLVRLEQLSPRPDPGAFAQHPKTAERAQYVESELRARRIPLVRRVTANYLVLAVREHVEEGLVLADLLVNGRPIVRLPDPARIKEAADLLDRLFDADLEPFEVSSAAYPEGWGVFARGWAVFRFTPADVPPEGGSVRDLAVTIAFRLRAAIDEDIRRRRLQG; translated from the coding sequence GTGACCAGGCCCACGTGCGCCGCGTCCGTCCTGCGCCTTACCGCAGGGATACTGGCAGTTCTGTTGCTGGCGGCCGTTGCCTCGCCTGCTCTGGCCGCGCCCGCCGAAGACCGGGAGATTCGGATCGGCCGACAGGCCGCTACCGAGATCGAAGCCAGATTCAAGGTCGTCAAGGATGCCGCGGTTATAGCCCGGGTGAACCACATTGGCGCCGCGGTCTCGGCGCTCTCCGACCGTCCGCGCCTTCCGTACAGCTTCAAGGTGGTGGAGTTCGACCAGGTCAACGCTGTAGCGCTGCCGGGCGGGTTCATCTACGTGACAACCGGTCTGCTCAAGTTCGTCCGCAGCGACCACGAGCTGGCCGCGGTCATTGCCCACGAGGTGGCACACGCAGCGCTCGCCCACGGCATGGAGATGATGCGCCGCGCGAACCAGGCCGCGTTCGTCACCCTGCTGGTTGCGATCTTCGCCCGCGACGCCAACCTAGCGCAGGGCGCGCAGATATTCTCCACCGGCCTGCTGGCGGGATACGCGCGCGATCTCGAGCGCGACGCCGATCTCGCCTCGATTGCCTACCTGTCCAAGACCCACTACAGTCCCGTCGCAGTGCTGACCGTGCTGGAGCGGTTGGTGCGATTGGAGCAGCTCTCTCCACGGCCCGACCCGGGCGCCTTCGCCCAACACCCCAAGACCGCTGAGCGCGCGCAGTATGTGGAGTCCGAGCTGCGCGCCCGCCGGATTCCGCTCGTAAGGCGGGTTACGGCCAACTACCTGGTGCTCGCGGTGCGAGAACACGTTGAAGAAGGCCTGGTGCTCGCCGATCTCCTGGTCAACGGCCGTCCGATCGTACGGCTGCCGGATCCGGCCAGGATCAAGGAGGCGGCCGACCTGCTCGACCGGCTCTTCGACGCGGACCTCGAGCCGTTCGAGGTATCTTCGGCCGCGTATCCGGAGGGCTGGGGTGTGTTCGCCCGTGGTTGGGCGGTCTTCCGCTTCACCCCAGCGGACGTTCCGCCCGAGGGCGGATCGGTGCGCGATCTGGCTGTGACCATCGCCTTCCGCCTGCGCGCCGCCATAGACGAGGACATCCGCCGCCGCCGGCTGCAGGGGTAG
- a CDS encoding cytochrome c-type biogenesis protein CcmH: MRRAVPDAAALVLMVLLLAAGHARAAPTLDDQIQAIANELMCPVCAGQTVAESEAQLAVQMRAVIRERLQQGQTREQIIAYFVAQFGEGVLAAPPRRGIGLILWMSLPLVLGIGFLVLRRFVRRSATGGSTVPTHSAPRPPTPAEAERIERELRELE, encoded by the coding sequence ATGAGACGCGCCGTGCCGGATGCGGCTGCATTAGTTCTCATGGTGCTTCTGCTTGCTGCCGGCCATGCGCGGGCCGCGCCGACGCTGGACGATCAGATCCAAGCAATCGCGAACGAACTGATGTGCCCGGTCTGCGCAGGCCAGACCGTCGCTGAGTCCGAGGCCCAGCTCGCCGTGCAGATGCGCGCGGTCATACGCGAGCGGTTGCAGCAGGGCCAGACCCGGGAGCAGATCATCGCCTATTTCGTGGCGCAGTTTGGCGAAGGGGTGCTCGCCGCGCCGCCGCGCCGGGGCATAGGCCTGATTCTCTGGATGTCGCTGCCCCTGGTCCTGGGCATCGGGTTCCTTGTACTCCGCCGATTCGTGCGTCGCAGCGCGACCGGAGGATCCACCGTTCCCACCCACTCCGCTCCCAGGCCTCCCACCCCTGCCGAGGCCGAGCGGATAGAGCGCGAGCTGCGCGAGCTCGAGTAG
- a CDS encoding efflux RND transporter periplasmic adaptor subunit has translation MRRWWWVVLLALIVVAVGTVLRGRGSPSASDQTAPVLIPVEVAAVERGTVSHTVEVSGTVTSSRVAEIYPKVSGRVARMLVQDGARVAAGQALIELDPADQRIDLTQAEAAVASAEARLALLESGLRPQERQVIQNAVTQAQNQVKAAETQAALAQAALRVAEDNLRRHEQLLRDGAIAQAQVDQARLQQDQARAQVQAAQTQIEIARVALDSTRQQLTVAESGARSEELRAARAQVEQVRAVAAMARQRLGHMILRAPFSGRVSGLTASVGDHLISGDFAGRGGYAVLVYDDQAVEVEVKIGEREIGLVRVGMRGMLRLEGAPDQPVEAAVRLITPVADPISRAAGVRLRLKPGAAAAVPGTFARGEIVIEQRAGVLVVPKAAVSGGDQPVVRIVVDGAVQVRSVVLGLSQGSRVEVRTGVALGEQVVVLGPEVLAPGTKVRVVTR, from the coding sequence ATGCGTCGCTGGTGGTGGGTGGTATTGCTTGCGCTGATCGTTGTGGCCGTAGGAACGGTGCTGCGCGGCCGGGGGAGCCCGTCCGCATCCGACCAGACCGCGCCGGTTCTGATCCCGGTGGAGGTCGCCGCGGTGGAGCGGGGAACGGTATCGCACACGGTCGAGGTCAGCGGTACCGTGACCTCATCCCGCGTGGCCGAGATCTACCCCAAGGTGAGCGGCCGCGTCGCGCGCATGCTGGTCCAGGACGGCGCCCGCGTGGCCGCCGGCCAGGCACTGATCGAGCTCGACCCGGCGGACCAGCGGATCGATCTGACGCAGGCCGAGGCCGCGGTTGCCTCAGCCGAGGCCCGCCTGGCCCTGCTTGAGAGCGGGCTCCGGCCGCAGGAGCGGCAGGTGATCCAAAACGCCGTCACACAGGCGCAGAACCAGGTGAAGGCCGCGGAGACCCAGGCCGCGCTGGCGCAGGCCGCGCTACGGGTCGCCGAGGACAACCTGCGCCGTCACGAGCAACTGCTGCGGGACGGCGCAATCGCCCAGGCACAGGTGGACCAGGCGCGGCTCCAACAGGACCAGGCGCGCGCACAGGTGCAGGCGGCGCAGACGCAGATCGAGATCGCCCGGGTGGCGCTCGACTCCACCCGGCAGCAGTTGACGGTGGCCGAGAGCGGCGCCAGGAGCGAAGAACTGCGGGCCGCGCGCGCGCAGGTGGAGCAGGTCCGCGCGGTCGCGGCGATGGCCCGGCAGCGGCTGGGGCACATGATCCTGCGGGCGCCCTTCTCCGGTCGGGTGTCCGGCCTGACCGCTTCGGTTGGGGACCACCTCATCTCGGGCGACTTCGCCGGCCGCGGCGGCTACGCCGTGCTGGTATACGACGACCAGGCGGTGGAAGTGGAGGTCAAGATCGGCGAGCGCGAGATTGGATTGGTCAGGGTGGGCATGCGCGGGATGCTGCGGCTGGAAGGCGCGCCCGACCAGCCGGTTGAGGCCGCGGTCCGGCTCATCACGCCGGTGGCCGATCCGATCAGCAGGGCGGCCGGTGTGCGGCTGCGGCTGAAGCCGGGCGCAGCGGCCGCCGTGCCCGGAACCTTCGCGCGCGGCGAGATCGTCATTGAGCAGCGCGCCGGAGTGCTTGTGGTGCCCAAGGCCGCCGTCTCCGGCGGCGACCAACCCGTTGTGCGGATCGTGGTGGACGGCGCCGTTCAGGTTCGGTCCGTTGTGCTGGGCCTGTCGCAGGGAAGCCGCGTAGAGGTGCGTACCGGCGTGGCGCTTGGCGAACAGGTGGTCGTGCTGGGGCCGGAGGTGCTGGCCCCGGGCACCAAGGTCCGGGTGGTGACCCGCTAG
- a CDS encoding TetR family transcriptional regulator, translating to MPRRTMTDQPGVRTRILDSALREFSQKGYHRAILDEIAAGAAVSKGAVYWHFENKGELFLAVIRQEVSRLIEHLKVVAHGGDGSVVARLRAVIAAAVTYYADHPQFCNLLQLSTLPGGLELAREVEGMARDMYRQGRQMVDALVREGVHRGELDAGRSGVAAPVLVALLDGMMSQWIVDRRAVPLRRLAPDVADAFLDGIVKRAD from the coding sequence GTGCCCCGCCGTACAATGACCGACCAGCCAGGCGTCCGTACCCGTATCCTGGACTCGGCGCTGCGCGAGTTCTCGCAGAAGGGATACCACCGGGCCATACTGGACGAGATCGCTGCCGGTGCCGCGGTCAGCAAGGGCGCCGTCTACTGGCATTTTGAGAACAAGGGAGAGCTGTTCCTGGCGGTTATCCGGCAGGAGGTCTCGCGTCTGATCGAGCACCTGAAGGTCGTTGCCCACGGGGGCGACGGTTCCGTGGTCGCACGCCTGCGGGCCGTGATCGCCGCGGCCGTCACCTATTACGCGGACCACCCGCAGTTCTGCAACCTACTGCAGCTTTCCACGCTGCCCGGGGGGTTAGAGCTGGCCCGGGAAGTGGAAGGCATGGCGCGCGATATGTACCGTCAGGGCAGACAGATGGTCGACGCCCTCGTTCGAGAAGGCGTGCACCGTGGCGAACTGGATGCTGGGCGCTCCGGCGTGGCTGCTCCGGTGCTGGTGGCGCTCCTGGACGGCATGATGTCACAATGGATCGTTGACCGCAGGGCTGTTCCACTGCGGCGCCTGGCGCCGGACGTCGCCGACGCCTTCCTGGATGGAATAGTCAAGCGGGCGGATTGA